The segment acttagcagcagcagttgcatTAAAATATCCAATTCACTTCATCCTACAATATATGCTCTAGAcatatattatgtttttaaatagagAAATGAGAGAGGAAGATGGTGAAAAGcaaggaggaggtggaggggtAGGTGGGATGTGACTCTGATAACCAGGTAAGAGGGAaccggacacgacttaagtgacttagcacgcacaagaGGGAACCACTTTTCCTTTCACGGAAGGGTTCAATTTAGCTTCCGTCGTTATCGAATGATTAATTCAGAAGAATTGAGCCTACACTATGGATAAGTTACATCCCAAGTTCTCCATCAATGAAGGATACATGTAGCAAATGCACAAAGCACACACGGGTAATAACAAGGGTCGTGGGACTCTGGTGTTCGGGTTTGGAAAGTGGCAGAGCGTGGGGTTAGAAGCAAAGGTTCAGGGGCTGATTCTGAGACTGAGGCATTGATGTGGCCTCAGGCAAGAGcctcctgagtctcagtttcctcttctgtaaagttCGAGTAATCCATACTAATATCTTACCTTGTGATGTTGCTAGGGTAATTAAGCGAGATGAACTACCCCGAGCACCTAGCCTGGGGGTCTGGGACATAAGGCTCAACACAGGTAGGCTGACAGTACTTCCTACTCACCAGTCCCTCCACTGAGGCTTTGACACCGCTCAGAAGCAGGTGGGAGTGGGAAGAGTGTTCACTTCTGGTCCTTTCCATCTTTAGAATGCTGGTTCTTTGGGGTCCTCTTATCTGTTGCTTTGTGTCAGGCTGGTCACGTCCTTGTAGCTGAGCTGATGTACTAATTTCAGGGAGTTCACGGCCTCTCTATCTACAATTTCTCAACCTTCAGTTTTGAAGCTACAGTGACTTGCTGGCTTTCCCCATCCAGGTTTTGTCTCCTGAGTTCCCAATTGCATTTGCATAACCAGGCACGCACTTGCCTTTTAAAAGAGACACTTCTCTCCCAAGGCAGATACAAATATATACACGGAGCCTAAGCATCACGTCTGTGAAGAGtttctcctccagccctggctCTGCTGTGGTTGCTTTAGGAAGGCCCAACCTTTTCAGTTCCAGGGACCAatttcgtggaagacagttttcccaTAGACCAGGGATGgggagatggtttggggatgattcaagtgcattatatttattgtgcactttatttctaatctaattatGCCTCTGATCTGACAAGAGGTACCGGCCCATGGCCCAGAAGTTGGGGATCCCTGCTATAGACCCATGAATCCCAAATCTGGCTGCTCATTAGATTCACCTGGAATGCTTTAGAAAAACAGCTTCCACTTCTAGTCTTTTTGAATTGAAATCTTCATGGCTAAGAAATAACTGAAGTTGGCAGGTTGTATGACCCTAaatggcctccctggtggctcagcagcaaagaatctgcctgcaatgcaggagattcaggtttgatccctgagttgggaagatcccctggagaagggattggctaccaactctggtattcttgcctaggaaatcacatggacagaggagcccggtgggctacagtccatggggccacaaagagtcagacatgactgaagggacttagcacaacTGAGAACAACAATGATCCTAAACAtgataaaaatcattgaattgaaTACTTTAAATGGATGGATTTTatgatatatgaattatatctcaataaaaatttgctttaactaaaaaaaaaacaaaacaaagaataacTTCTGAGACGAGCATTGCCTGGTTAACGGATGGCTGTTACATCAAACAGGATGCTATCTTTCATGTGGGATAGAGCCAAAGAACGCTTGGAGTTTCCCACCTCACACTCCTTGGGGAATGTAACCCATGCCAGCTTCAGACCTTGAGGTCTAAATGTATCTAATAATATCTAATAAAGGTATAATAATGTCTCTTGAGGATTTTGAAAGCCTTCCTCTCTTTGCAGGTGCAGTCACTAATGACCAATTTTGTTAGGAATGATTGCCCTCCAGCACTTCCTATAAAACCTCTTTGGAACGTGCCCTTACCTACAGCCAGTGCTCTGAGCTACCAGCGTCAGGATAAGCCTTCCACATGCACTTCATTTGCTTACATGGCCTACAGTTCCCTAAGAGGAAGCTCACAATTTACATCCCAGCCAAAAAGGAGGATGAGTGGGTCCGCTCTGCCActgggaagaagaagaggaagaagaaggaggCATATTTTAATTACATGGGGAAACTCTTAAAGCAAGTGAGTTGGGACTCCGTTTTTGGAAGCTTAGAATGGTCAAGACAGATATCATGCTAGTGGCCCTGGGTGTGACCTTGACCTCACCTTCTGATACAGGAGTCCTTCTTCACACGTTGAGTTCCTGAAAGGCCGGGTGCAAACAACTGCTATAACCTGGATCTGCAGATGGCTGCTATCTTTTTCTGCTTGCCTTTCTTTCTGTTGGCAGCAACTCCGAACACCTGAGCTCTTGGTGTCTCCTCTTCTTGTATTTGTTGACAGCCAATCTGTAAATTGATTCTCAAACGTCCCCCGCCCCCTCTGCCGCCGCTTTTCCTGCAGAGAGGGAATCTGCCACCTTGTCTGTTCTGTTGCTTTGAAGGGTTGCAGATAATCAGGCTTTCATTAAATGGTCCTCTGTACTTAGAAATTtcgttttaaaatttttatttatttggctaaaagatgaagaatcttttttttttttcccttagttgtggcatgcaaactcttagttgtagcatgtaggatctagttccctgaccagggattgaacccaggtccccctgcattaggagcacagagtcttagccactgaaccagcagggaagtccctgtctttaTAAATTTCTTTAAGTGTGTAGAcactcattccttttctcctgccCACCCATACAGGAGCCCCTGGCATACAAAGTCTAGAAAACAAAGTCAGCAAAGTCTTCTCCTTCAAGAGAAGTTATAGGGAAGAGAACAAGGAGATTCTCTGAAAGATGTGTTAAGGCTTGATTTGGGATATCACTTCTCttataaaaaattgtttattttatattggagtatagttgatctacaatattgtatttcaggtgtatagcaaagtgatttaattttacatatatcgtattctttttcacattctgttCCCATGTAGGTTTACAGAATATTGgggagtcccctgtgctatacagtaggtctctgttgattattttatatttagcagcagcagcagtgtgtatatcagagaaggcaatggcaacccgctccagtactcttgcctggaaaatcccatggacggaggggcctggtgggctgcagtccatggggtcgctaggagtcagacacaactgagccacttcactttattttttcactttcatgcattggagaaggaaatggcaacccactccagtgttcttgcctggagaatcccagggacggcggagcctggtgggctgccatctgtggggtcgcacagagtcggacacaactgaagtgacttagcagcagcagcagtgcgtaTATGGTAATGGGGTTTTGCTTCTTTGTGCCAATGAAGCAGGGCTGAGTGTTCATACCTGTGATTGTACCGATGCCCCCTGTATTCCAGGAGTATCATCTGGAAACTGTTGTTCAtcttggaagaaaggaaaatgagattAAGGAAAgacaggagaaggagagaaggtgTATAGTCAGAACAGGGTTCTCGACCtcagcactgttcacaatggGCTGGGGTCTGTCCTGTGCACTGTGGGGTGTTGAGCAGCACCCCTGGCTTCTACCCACTAAATGCCAGGATCTGCCTCCCTCCcggttgtgacaaccaaaagtgCCCACAGATCCTGCCCAATGTTGCCTGGAAGGCGAAATCACCCCCAACTCTGAGCTCTTTGCAGGAGATCATGCATTGGGCTGGAAGGGTCCGGGGTGGGAGAAAATGGACTAAGCAGTCTGCTGAGCATTTGTTTTCCCTTGGCTTGTCCTTAACCTTGTGGGTCTGGCAGGCCATCCTGCTTCTTCTGGCCTCCAGAGATTCAGGTCTGTGCCCTTGGGTTGGCCTTTCACGGTGCTGTGAGGGTAAAAGCAGATGTTGGTTGGGTAAACCTATTGAGTGCTTGCTTAAGTGCCAGCCAGGCCTGCTGCAGGAGCTCAGCTGAACACGATGGAAGTTCTGTTGGAGAGGCGCTCACCTGTTGCATTTCACAGCCGTGACTTTGTGGCTGAGAGGAGGTGCTCCAAAGCCAGATGGCCTGGGTTTCTACCCaggctctgccacttcctggctATCTGACCTGGAGCAAATGACTTTCTCTGCCAtggttttctcatcagtaaaatagaGAACGGAAGTACCTCCTCTATAGGGTTTCTATGGCCAATTGAGAAAACCTCTTTAAGACCCTTAGAATACTGCCTGACATataataagtactcaataaatgttatatttttttccctagaCGAGAGATTCTTTAACTTTAGACCCATggacctttgctgctgctgctgctgctaagtcgcttcagtcgtatccgactctgtgtgaccccatagacagcagcccaccaggctcccccgtccctgggattctccaggcaagaacactggagtgggttgccatttccttctccaatgcatgaaagtgaaaagtgaaagtgaagtcgctcagtcgtgtctgactcctagcgaccccgtggactgcagcctaccaggctcctctgtccatgggattttccaggcaagagtactggagtaggttaccattgcCTTTTCCCATGGACCTTTGAGGGGGGTTCTATGTATGGATTCTAATAGATCTAGGAATTCCCTGAAGTTATATGTAAAActgggtgtctgtgtgtgggtgtgtgttgtgGGGGGGGCATTGAGGAAATACCTGTAAATTATGAAAACTAGGAGAAACTTTTAGAATCCCacctcaaaacttctcctttctcaaaaaaagaaactgaggcccagtgtGAGACTATGACTTGCTTACCTGACCTCTCATGTCCAAACAATTAGGATTAGAGCCCAGGATGGCAGATTCTCAGGGCAGCACTCTTTGGACTGCTCCTGCTGCCTCTGTAACTTCAGACAAGGATGCTGATAACCTAGGCAGCCTGTGATACAGGCTCTGAGAACAAACGTGCTCTGGTCCTCAGTTGGCAGGGCTCGGGGGTGGTTGTGTGGAATGCAGATAAGCCAGAGGTGAGAGTTGGGGCAGAGTCTTAGAAGAAGGATGGGATTTGAAAGGTGGTGTTGAGTGTGGGCCTGGAACGTAGAGGTGACAGATACACAGTAGCACAGGGCCTGGAAAACTTAGTGACGCACCTGAGGAGGGGCAAGTATTCCCCGCTAGGCTGGAGAGACTGTTGCCATAAGGGAGTAAGGATGGAAATTAAGAAGTGTTAAAGTTAAATGCTTACTAGTATGACTATAGAGTTGGAAAGTATTGCTGTTATTGCCcagccgtgtctgattctttttgaccccaagaactgcagcaccccaggccttcctgtccctcaccatctcatgaagtttgtccaagttcatgtctgttgcatcggtgatgccatccagccatctcatcctctgatgccctcttctccttctgtcctcagcctttcccagtatcagggactgAGTCGGCTgcttgcatcagatgaccaaaatattggagcttcggcttcactatcagtccttccaacgagtattcaggattgatttcccttaagattgactggtttgatctccttgctgtccaagggactttcaggaagaAGTGAAAGTCTACTGGAAGCTAAAACTGTTTCGCATCTTCAGAAGGCATTGGGTGTTAGCTCTGCTTCTATTAGGAAAAATCAAGGCACAAAAGTTGAAGTGACAAGAGTTAACTGGTATTATCCAGACAAAAGTTATCTTTCTCACATACCTACAAATCCCCCTCCCCTGCTCTTTCTCAGAAAGCTGACAATTACAATGGCTTAGTTTCCTTCATCACATCCCTCCCACTGTCCCTCTGGGTGGTTTGTATGGTAGAAGCCATGGGCGCATGGGTGCGGTGTTGGAGCATACGTTCCTGACTATGGGAGCCTTGACTTCTGTGTCTCAACATTATGCTGTTTCTGTCCCAGGTCCACCCAGACTTCAGTGGGTGCTCCTGGATCTTGGATGCCCTGAGAGTGCTGGAGGATTGGCAGCTGGAATGGGTTAGCCTGGAGGCGGTCAGATTGTCCCTCTACAACCACAGAAGAACCATCACCAGCAGAGAGATCCTCGAAGCAGTCAAGCAGAGATGCTCTCAGAGGAGCTTGGGAATAAATGAAGTGGCTCTCCATGGCTCTGTTGTTGAAATGATTGCACTCgtccaaaaacaaaaaattgggTCTTTTGGAGGGTTGAGTTGAAAGACAAAGTATCTGAAAAGTACCCACTGAAGCAGGGGTCTTGGTGTGACACACTTGTCTCTGATCTTGTGTTTTTAGCCCCTGATTTaagctgtggggaaaaaaaataaaggaaaggcaCTTGCTCTTGTGTGTGTGATGCTTGTttatggtttaaaatttttttctccactGCTTTGAGCTTAGTTATTGTATTTTTGGACACAATTCAACCTCTTACACTCTGGACTCACCATTGCTCCCTCTACTCCAACTCCAAGCATGGGGATGGGGGTGCTGCTGCGCTGATAGGAACTGaaatatttttgtcttaattTAAGCACCTGTACTTTGACTTATGGAAactaaaatataaaggaaaaaggaaTCTGTTTGCTCTTTGAATATAAGACTCATGATGCTGGTTATCTATGTAGCACCTAGAATAACAACATAGGTAATGTGTGGTTTGGagtaagaagtggcaacccactttattattcttttaatttcatgcagccatgaaattaaaagactcctgctccttggaagaaaagctatgacaaacctagacagtgtattaaaaagcagagatatcactttgctgacagatccttatagtcaaagctatggttttcccagtagttatgtatggatgtgagagttggaccataaagaaggctgagcattgaagaattaatgcttttgaattatggtgctggagaaaagactcttgagagtcccttggattgcaaggagattaaaccagtcagtcctaaaggaaataaagcctgaatattcattggaagtactgatgctgaagctcccatactttggccacctgatgtgaagagcaattcgttggaaaagaccttgatgctgcaaaagattgagggcaagagaagaagggggtgacagaggatgaggtggttggattgcatcactaactcaaaggacatgagtttgaacaaactccaggagatagcgaaggattgggaagcctggagtgctgcagttcgtggggtggcaaaaagtcagacacaacttagcaactgagcaacaacaaccagaattcttgcctggaaaattccatggacagaggcacctggtgggctacagttcatggggtcacagagtcggacatgactgagtgactgagcactcaatGTATTGGTGAAATGTATAAGCATTTCACCAAAAGTATAAGCTTAATCATTTCACGAAATGTATAAGCATTTCAACAAAACAATTGTAGTAGTTACAAAAAAGCAATTATTTAGGAGCAGAAAGAATAAATGGGCTGGTACATTTTAGACATCATGGTCTGGGAAAGCCTGTGTAGCTGATAtcaaagaaaagaaggggaaggggatgagGAAACGGCATGAGCAAAGGTCCTGGGGCCAGCAGGAAAGCTTTTAGCTTGTTAGAGAAACTAAAGGGAAGTCAGGGCAACTGGATTCCAATAAGCAAAGGAGAAGTACATTAGAAGATGAGGTTGGAGAAAAAGCCTGGGGTTGAGTCATACAGGGTTGGGCTGCTATTCCAAGGGCAGTGTGAGGCTAGTGAAGAATTTTAACTAGGGAATCAGCATCTTGTTTGGGTTTTCATTGTTGTCGTAATTTTTAGTTGAGGTTTATCCTACAGTAAAGGATACAAACTTAAGCATAGCtccaagttttatatatatgtgtatctatatacTCAGATTAggatacagaacatttccttttctgttgctGCCATGTTAAGAACAGATtgagagacttcccttgtggtccagtagttaagaatccaccttgcaacgcaGAGGACgagggttctattcctggttgaggaactaagatcccgtatatgtcagggcaactaagcccacgctccacaatcactggagcccacaggccacaactagagTCTGTATGCCAtgactcccacattggcaggcagattctttacccctgagcca is part of the Bubalus kerabau isolate K-KA32 ecotype Philippines breed swamp buffalo chromosome 4, PCC_UOA_SB_1v2, whole genome shotgun sequence genome and harbors:
- the LOC129649622 gene encoding histone H2A.N; its protein translation is MHFICLHGLQFPKRKLTIYIPAKKEDEWVRSATGKKKRKKKEAYFNYMGKLLKQVHPDFSGCSWILDALRVLEDWQLEWVSLEAVRLSLYNHRRTITSREILEAVKQRCSQRSLGINEVALHGSVVEMIALVQKQKIGSFGGLS